In one Lycium barbarum isolate Lr01 chromosome 7, ASM1917538v2, whole genome shotgun sequence genomic region, the following are encoded:
- the LOC132601511 gene encoding uncharacterized protein LOC132601511 produces MTKKGKATAAQKGKSVMDEAVSRAPRSTRAQNYTGIRIRSQSPLTSPSSEELRGAPDPAPAPAPASAGRQDRGQEYPDRAASTRARDFLTLNPPEFKGTDPNADPQEFIDGMQRTLNVMKASARESVELAAYRLQGIAINWYQSWRLSRGSDALPPTWQEFSDAFMRHYMPPELRRARVDRFLNLR; encoded by the exons ATGACTAAGAAGGGTAAAGcgacggcagcccagaagggcaaatcagttaTGGATGAGGCAGTTAGCCGAGCCCCCAGGTCCACCAGAGCTCAGAATTATACTGGGATACGTATTCGGTCCCAGAGTCCTCTTACTTCCCCATCTTCGGAGGAGCTCAGAGGGGCACCTgatccagccccagctccagcaccagcATCA gctggacgacaggataggGGTCAGGAGTATCCAGATAGGGCTGCTAGTACCAGGGCTCGAGATTTTCTTACgttaaatcccccagaatttaAGGGCACGGACCCTAATGCTGATCCTCAGGAGTTCATAGATGGTATGCAGCGTACTTTAAATGTGATGAAGGCGTCAGCCAGGgaatctgttgagttagctgcttACAGGCTGCAGGGCATAGCAATAAATTGGTATCAGTCATGGAGACTATCGAGGGGTAGTGACGCCCTTCCGCCGACTTGGCAAGAATTCTCAGATGCCTTTATGCGTCATTATATGCCACCCGAGTTGAGACGAGCAAGGGTCGATAGGTTCCTTAATTTGCGATAG